A portion of the Halogeometricum sp. S1BR25-6 genome contains these proteins:
- a CDS encoding DMT family transporter, producing MSRYRNLALFVFLAAAWGASFMAIKAGLGTPTDPGGFLETPVLFAAIRYDVAGVLMLGYAVYATDSPLPRGRDEWATVVVGSVLIMAGYHALLFVGETDPAVTSAAAAVIVSLSPILTAGFARAFLPSERLAPAGLVGLLLGLAGVVVLSNPDPNNLLSGGAVAKLLIFGAATVFALGSVLTRRIDADLPIETMEAWTMLGGALLMHVVSVAIGESASDVSWTTDAFLALGYLSVVASAVGFLVYFVLLKRLGAVEINLVSYVAPVFAALTGWAFLGELPTVYTVAGFALIFVGFLLLKRESIRRELPRLRRGLESFGARD from the coding sequence GTGAGCCGGTACCGAAACCTCGCGCTGTTCGTCTTCCTCGCCGCCGCGTGGGGGGCGTCGTTCATGGCCATCAAGGCGGGTCTCGGCACGCCCACCGACCCCGGCGGCTTCCTCGAGACGCCCGTGCTCTTCGCGGCGATTCGCTACGACGTGGCGGGCGTGTTGATGCTCGGCTACGCCGTCTACGCCACCGACAGCCCCCTCCCGCGCGGACGCGACGAGTGGGCCACCGTCGTCGTCGGGTCCGTCCTCATCATGGCGGGCTACCACGCCCTGCTGTTCGTCGGCGAGACGGACCCCGCCGTCACCTCCGCCGCCGCCGCGGTCATCGTCAGCCTCAGCCCCATCCTCACCGCCGGATTCGCGCGCGCCTTCCTGCCGTCCGAGCGCCTCGCGCCCGCCGGCCTCGTCGGTCTGTTGTTGGGGCTGGCGGGCGTCGTCGTCCTCTCGAACCCGGACCCGAACAACCTCCTCTCGGGCGGCGCCGTCGCCAAACTGCTCATCTTCGGCGCGGCGACGGTGTTCGCCCTCGGGTCGGTGCTGACCCGCCGCATCGACGCGGACCTGCCCATCGAGACGATGGAGGCGTGGACGATGCTCGGCGGCGCCCTCCTGATGCACGTCGTGAGCGTCGCCATCGGCGAATCCGCCTCGGACGTCTCGTGGACGACCGACGCGTTCCTCGCGCTCGGGTACCTCTCGGTCGTCGCCAGCGCCGTCGGCTTCCTCGTCTACTTCGTCCTCCTGAAGCGCCTCGGCGCCGTCGAGATAAACCTCGTCTCCTACGTCGCGCCGGTGTTCGCGGCGCTGACTGGGTGGGCGTTTCTCGGGGAACTGCCGACCGTCTACACCGTCGCCGGGTTCGCGCTCATCTTCGTCGGCTTCCTCCTCCTGAAGCGCGAGAGCATCCGGCGCGAACTCCCCCGACTGCGGCGGGGACTCGAATCGTTCGGCGCGCGCGACTGA
- a CDS encoding transcriptional regulator has product MADLNPVAKRIHNVSPTPVRLTLDGGDSAVYRMHSTEFFQREFQAEGERLDEAGAAYRLVTTEDAESVLLGRKGPDEEGWTMVGEVTAAERVEE; this is encoded by the coding sequence ATGGCGGATCTCAACCCGGTCGCAAAGCGAATTCACAACGTCTCGCCGACGCCCGTCCGCCTCACCCTCGACGGCGGCGACTCGGCGGTGTACCGGATGCACAGCACGGAGTTCTTCCAGCGGGAGTTCCAGGCCGAGGGCGAACGCCTCGACGAGGCGGGCGCCGCGTACCGACTCGTCACCACCGAGGACGCCGAGTCGGTGCTGCTCGGGCGGAAGGGGCCGGACGAGGAGGGGTGGACGATGGTCGGCGAGGTGACGGCTGCCGAACGCGTCGAGGAGTAG
- the cmk gene encoding (d)CMP kinase has product MLEESPTPRRSVDSNLFITVSGPPGCGATTLCEGLSRSLDCGYVSGGDIFRELAEDHEMSLSQLIAKADEKDDIDRALDKRLRTIAEQWGTANKAFILESRLAGWLAGNRADLRIWLDAPEEVRVDRTRDREEMEAEMRVREVSEAGRYESYYGIDVSDQSFYDLRINTARWSPDALLEIVLTAVEEYEAGSDEGAFRTPDVEL; this is encoded by the coding sequence ATGCTGGAGGAGAGTCCCACGCCGAGGCGGTCAGTCGATAGCAACCTGTTCATCACCGTCTCCGGCCCGCCGGGGTGCGGAGCGACGACGCTCTGCGAGGGACTCTCGCGGTCGCTCGACTGCGGGTACGTCTCCGGAGGCGACATCTTCCGCGAACTCGCCGAGGACCACGAGATGTCGCTGTCGCAACTCATCGCGAAGGCCGACGAGAAAGACGACATCGACCGCGCGTTGGACAAGCGCCTCCGCACTATCGCCGAGCAGTGGGGGACGGCGAACAAGGCGTTCATCCTCGAATCCCGCCTCGCCGGGTGGCTGGCGGGCAACCGCGCCGACCTCCGCATCTGGCTCGACGCCCCCGAAGAAGTCCGCGTCGACCGGACCCGCGACCGCGAGGAGATGGAGGCCGAGATGCGCGTCCGCGAGGTGAGCGAGGCGGGCCGCTACGAGTCCTACTACGGCATCGACGTCAGCGACCAGTCGTTCTACGACCTCCGGATAAACACCGCCCGCTGGAGCCCCGACGCCCTCCTCGAAATCGTCCTCACCGCCGTCGAGGAGTACGAGGCCGGGAGCGACGAGGGCGCGTTCCGGACGCCCGACGTCGAACTGTAG
- a CDS encoding asparaginase, protein MPTVHVVGCGGTIASEPAADGAAPAKAGEELVAAVPDVAEYADLRVTDVGSRPGFDMDFSVVAAAAEATRDAVADGADGVVVTQGTDTIADTAYALDLACDVPVPVLVTGSQRRFDEPGSDAPANLLTAVRAAVDDRFAPGVHVAFDDELHAARDAVKTHTNALDTFQSPGKGPVATFTRATTRLHRDPTRATSETSLPDGTLDPDRDAADYADVPVVHSGTGVDGSFLERVLDGADAVVVEGTGLGNATGPLGDTVADAVETLPVVVSSRCHAGPTEAVYGTAGGGVTLRSHGVAYAGDLSTAKARVKLVLGLTAGLSREAVEATFE, encoded by the coding sequence ATGCCTACGGTACACGTGGTCGGATGCGGCGGAACGATAGCGAGCGAACCGGCGGCTGACGGGGCTGCTCCGGCGAAGGCGGGCGAGGAACTCGTCGCCGCCGTCCCCGACGTCGCCGAGTACGCGGACCTGCGCGTGACCGACGTGGGGTCGCGCCCGGGGTTCGACATGGACTTTTCTGTCGTGGCGGCGGCCGCCGAGGCGACCCGTGACGCCGTCGCCGACGGCGCGGACGGCGTCGTGGTCACGCAGGGGACGGACACTATCGCCGACACCGCGTACGCACTGGACCTCGCGTGCGACGTCCCCGTCCCCGTCCTCGTCACCGGGTCGCAGCGCCGGTTCGACGAACCGGGTTCCGACGCGCCTGCGAACCTCCTCACGGCGGTGCGGGCCGCGGTCGACGACCGGTTCGCGCCCGGCGTCCACGTCGCCTTCGACGACGAACTCCACGCCGCCCGCGACGCGGTGAAGACGCACACGAACGCCCTCGATACGTTCCAGTCGCCCGGGAAGGGTCCGGTGGCGACGTTCACCCGCGCGACGACCCGCCTCCACCGTGACCCCACGCGGGCGACCTCGGAGACGTCGCTGCCGGACGGGACGCTCGACCCCGACCGGGACGCCGCCGACTACGCCGACGTCCCCGTCGTCCACTCGGGAACCGGCGTCGACGGGTCGTTCCTCGAACGGGTCCTCGACGGCGCCGACGCCGTCGTCGTGGAGGGTACCGGACTCGGGAACGCGACGGGGCCGCTGGGAGATACCGTCGCCGACGCCGTCGAGACGCTCCCGGTGGTCGTCTCCTCGCGGTGTCACGCCGGGCCGACCGAGGCCGTGTACGGGACGGCCGGCGGCGGCGTCACCCTCCGGAGCCACGGCGTCGCCTACGCGGGCGACCTCTCGACGGCGAAGGCGCGGGTGAAACTCGTCCTCGGCCTTACCGCCGGCCTTTCGCGGGAAGCGGTCGAGGCGACGTTCGAGTGA